The Prinia subflava isolate CZ2003 ecotype Zambia chromosome 5, Cam_Psub_1.2, whole genome shotgun sequence genome window below encodes:
- the LOC134551492 gene encoding inositol 1,4,5-trisphosphate receptor-interacting protein-like 1: MIILLLIWLVQWICHYISVYLDRDLSHQRTRTLQGTGVQSVRSWGAMLWTALQHGLFWAITGTLVLLLALCWWLRTRICEVDNSRDSESEESEEEDLPEMNMIGIFSRRFQLSVPKLSSRRQVVQELLTDLLRVCQNLFSDSFFPVLQPVIGVGSACEGWSTQKSEDVVYCMFVPLKPPRGHTFHLEPDPARETLPPSMRVRVELACTCAGEQPDQLCFLHHSQEELKRNQVASLLHTLCTGPYLDGEKIALWFQTFVISAWSVVPQSRRYRMKVLPSCRSCKMKLMKASGRSFFVEMVFSVQQGDSDIFLSSQPTEAQFPPSTTWLESYAVAEAKFFRHVSMQAPPHSCHLKCLRLCARLLEGSGLSIYALKTAVMHLLTLIPLSEWQHRRLLMRVDDIMNYLRCCLEETRLEHFFFGNEDMPEEISLPLAFQRAQPLNLFQHLAQDPAAQTEALQVLDKLQYHLYFEF; this comes from the coding sequence ATGATCATACTACTCCTCATCTGGCTTGTGCAATGGATCTGCCATTACATCAGTGTGTACCTGGATAGGGACCTCAGCCACCAGAGGACTCGGACACTGCAGGGGACTGGGGTGCAGAGTGTCAGGTCCTGGGGAGCCATGCTCTGGACTGCCTTGCAGCATGGGCTGTTCTGGGCCATTACTGGAACCCTGGTGCTGCTCTTGGCACTCTGCTGGTGGCTCAGGACAAGGATCTGTGAGGTGGACAACAGCAGGGACTCAGAGAGTGAAGAAAGTGAGGAAGAAGATCTTCCTGAGATGAATATGATCGGGATCTTTTCCAGACGCTTCCAGCTGTCAGTGCCGAAGCTGTCCTCCAGGAGACAAgtggtgcaggagctgctgaccGACCTTCTCCGAGTCTGCCAAAATCTCTTCTCCGACAGCTTCTTCCCCGTGCTGCAACCAGTCATCGGGGTGGGCAGTGCCTGTGAAGGATGGAGTACCCAAAAGTCAGAGGATGTTGTCTACTGCATGTTTGTGCCCCTGAAGCCTCCCCGTGGGCACACCTTCCACCTGGAACCAGACCCCGCGCGGGAGACGCTGCCGCCGAGCATGCGCGTCCGCGTGGAGCTGGCGTGCACGTGCGCCGGGGAGCAGCCTGACCAGCTGTGCTTCCTCCACCACTCTCAGGAGGAGCTGAAGAGAAACCAGGTGGCCAGCCTTCTACACACCCTCTGCACCGGCCCTTACCTGGATGGGGAGAAAATTGCCCTCTGGTTCCAGACATTTGTGATCTCAGCCTGGTCGGTGGTGCCTCAGTCCCGTCGCTACCGCATGAAGGTGCTTCCCTCCTGCCGCTCCTGCAAGATGAAGCTGATGAAAGCCTCTGGGAGAAGCTTTTTTGTGGAGATGGTATTCAGTGTGCAGCAAGGTGACTCAGACATCTTCCTTAGCAGCCAGCCTACAGAGGCCCAGTTCCCCCCAAGCACGACATGGCTGGAGAGCTACGCTGTGGCAGAGGCAAAGTTCTTCAGGCATGTCTCCATGCAGgcccctccccacagctgccaccTCAAATGCCTGCGGCTCTGTGCTCGCCTTCTGGAGGGCTCAGGCCTTTCTATCTATGCCTTGAAAACCGCGGTCATGCACCTCCTGACCTTGATCCCCCTGTCAGAATGGCAGCACAGGCGTCTCCTGATGCGGGTGGATGACATCATGAACTACCTGCGCTGCTGCCTAGAGGAGACGCGCCTCGAGCACTTCTTCTTTGGTAATGAGGACATGCCCGAGGAGATCTCCTTACCCCTGGCCTTCCAAAGGGCACAGCCCCTGAACCTCTTCCAACACCTGGCACAGGATCCAGCTGCCCAGACTGAGGCATTGCAGGTGTTGGATAAGCTGCAATATCACCTCTACTTTGAGTTCTGA